Proteins from a single region of Corylus avellana chromosome ca11, CavTom2PMs-1.0:
- the LOC132166089 gene encoding protein WHAT'S THIS FACTOR 1 homolog, chloroplastic, giving the protein MLKQRIEGILRIGYCRGSESVCALQLIDGWAQRRTSLFFQNVRKVHVVNLNKFLKCSPLHKTSIYDRRTGSMWVPVKHKSSGGRRPKKKIYHRVHELDRVMDLQKKPSLILQLKSIIQSQKHQSLLLRDLEKQVGFVQKWSFMAVIEKYPSIFCVDGGNRTPPSVRLTDKAQKIASEEADARKLMEPILVKNLRKLLMLSVDCCVPLEKIEFIESELGLPNDFKKSLIPKYPEFFTVKDVNGKAYLHLENWDSSLAVTAREERLACEGVMHSSVGPRKVRISKDGNYQGPYAFRMDFPAGFRPNMSYLEELEKWQKMEFPSPYLNARRFEAKDPKARKRVVAVLHELLSLSMEKRMTSAQLDAFHSEYLLPSRLLLCLIKRQGMFYITNRGARSTVFLKEAYGGSNLIDKCPLLLFYDKIVSLSGRRVMNLHGGMPSSQAVS; this is encoded by the coding sequence ATGCTGAAGCAACGGATCGAGGGGATTTTAAGGATTGGGTATTGCAGAGGATCGGAATCCGTGTGTGCACTACAACTGATCGACGGTTGGGCCCAGAGACGTACCTCTTTGTTCTTTCAAAATGTACGGAAGGTCCATGTCGTGAACTTAAACAAGTTTCTCAAATGCTCTCCTCTCCACAAAACGAGCATCTATGATAGAAGAACTGGTTCTATGTGGGTTCCAGTGAAGCACAAATCAAGTGGAGGTAGGAGACCCAAGAAGAAAATCTATCACAGAGTCCATGAACTCGATAGAGTAATGGACTTGCAGAAGAAGCCATCTCTAATCCTTCAACTCAAGTCCATCATCCAATCCCAGAAACACCAGTCTCTCCTTCTCAGAGACCTGGAAAAACAAGTTGGGTTTGTCCAGAAATGGAGCTTCATGGCTGTCATCGAGAAGTATCCTTCAATATTCTGCGTTGATGGTGGTAACCGAACACCCCCTTCTGTTAGGCTCACCGACAAAGCGCAAAAGATTGCCAGTGAAGAAGCTGACGCTAGGAAATTGATGGAACCCATCCTGGTTAAGAATTTGAGGAAGTTGTTAATGTTATCAGTTGATTGTTGTGTACCACTCGAAAAAATTGAATTCATCGAGTCTGAATTGGGTTTGCCTAATGACTTCAAGAAGTCATTGATTCCGAAATACCCAGAATTCTTTACTGTGAAGGATGTCAATGGAAAGGCTTATCTTCATTTGGAAAATTGGGATTCTTCATTGGCAGTCACTGCCCGCGAGGAAAGATTAGCATGCGAAGGGGTTATGCACTCATCTGTGGGTCCAAGAAAGGTTAGAATATCGAAAGACGGTAACTATCAAGGTCCATATGCGTTTAGAATGGATTTTCCTGCTGGCTTTAGGCCAAACATGAGTTATCTTGAGGAACTCGAGAAGTGGCAGAAAATGGAATTTCCTTCTCCGTACTTAAATGCAAGGAGATTTGAAGCTAAAGATCCAAAAGCTCGGAAACGGGTGGTGGCAGTCCTCCATGAGTTGCTCAGTTTGAGTATGGAGAAGCGGATGACATCTGCACAATTGGATGCATTTCATTCAGAGTATCTGTTACCATCTCGATTATTGCTTTGCTTGATCAAGCGTCAAGGAATGTTTTACATCACTAATAGAGGTGCGAGAAGTACTGTTTTCCTCAAGGAAGCTTATGGTGGTTCAAATTTGATAGATAAATgccccttattattattttatgataagATTGTATCACTAAGTGGTAGGAGAGTGATGAATTTGCATGGTGGGATGCCTTCTTCACAGGCTGTTTCCTGA